A genomic segment from Meiothermus sp. Pnk-1 encodes:
- a CDS encoding ABC transporter permease produces MSRLPPALGITAVLTLAFLYLPMLAVAVFSVNTTRYGLEWGGFSWKWYVGLFQNDQILEAARNTLVLAVASTLIATVLGTMLAIALERYPWTRRARTFLDNLLYLPVVTPDIILAAALVVAFSFLRLISGIFELGMVSMIIGHVTFQIAFVALVVQSRLRSLGRDLDEAARDLYANYSYYLRRVLLPLLAPGIVAGAMLAFTLSLDDFVISFFTAGPTSQTLPLFIYASVRRGVTPEIHALSTLIFLVTVLLVLLSERLSRRAA; encoded by the coding sequence ATGAGCCGCCTTCCCCCCGCCTTAGGCATCACCGCCGTCTTGACGCTGGCCTTTTTGTACTTGCCCATGCTGGCGGTGGCGGTGTTCTCGGTGAACACCACCCGCTACGGGCTCGAGTGGGGCGGTTTTAGCTGGAAGTGGTACGTAGGGCTCTTCCAAAACGACCAGATCCTCGAGGCCGCGCGCAACACGCTGGTGCTGGCGGTGGCCTCAACCCTGATCGCCACCGTGCTGGGCACCATGCTGGCCATCGCCCTCGAGCGCTACCCCTGGACCCGGCGGGCGCGGACCTTTCTCGACAACCTGCTCTACTTGCCGGTGGTCACCCCAGACATCATCCTGGCGGCAGCCCTGGTGGTGGCGTTCAGCTTTTTGCGGCTGATCTCCGGGATTTTCGAGCTGGGGATGGTCTCGATGATCATCGGGCACGTCACCTTCCAGATCGCCTTCGTGGCGCTGGTGGTGCAAAGCCGCTTGCGCAGCCTGGGCCGCGACCTGGACGAGGCGGCCCGGGACCTCTACGCCAATTACAGCTACTACCTGCGCCGGGTGCTCTTACCCCTTCTGGCCCCAGGGATCGTGGCCGGGGCCATGCTGGCCTTTACCCTCTCCCTCGATGACTTCGTGATCAGCTTCTTCACCGCCGGGCCGACCTCGCAGACCCTCCCGCTGTTCATCTACGCCTCGGTACGGCGAGGGGTCACGCCGGAGATTCACGCGCTCTCGACCCTCATCTTCCTGGTGACGGTGCTTTTGGTGCTCCTGTCGGAACGGCTGAGCCGCCGGGCCGCTTGA
- a CDS encoding spermidine/putrescine ABC transporter substrate-binding protein: MSLAFAQNKELRLFIWSEYIDPKLLEEFTQQTGIKVRVDLYESNEDMLAKLQAGGVSQYDVIVPGDYIIPTLIQLKLIQPFDKSKLPNLKNLDPKFANPPYDPGNRYSAAYQWGMSGIMYRKDRVPTPKSWGVILGPGGSGPFVLMDSIREMMGGALRYLGYSINSKDPKQVQAAGKVLLEAKKSSRFLGFEGGVGAKNRLVAGTATYAVVYNGDAIKAAAENDKVGFVVPQEGAALFVDNLAIPAKAPNPEAAHKFINFILDPKIGARLSNFNRYATPNKAALPYINPADRKNPAIYPDAKVMEKLEFVLDLGKDTRLYDEVWTAVKSR, encoded by the coding sequence ATGTCTTTGGCCTTCGCCCAAAACAAGGAACTGCGGCTATTTATCTGGTCGGAGTACATAGACCCCAAGCTCCTGGAGGAATTCACCCAGCAGACTGGCATCAAGGTGCGGGTAGACCTCTACGAATCCAACGAGGACATGCTGGCCAAGCTGCAAGCCGGAGGGGTGAGCCAGTACGACGTGATCGTGCCCGGCGATTACATCATCCCCACCCTGATCCAGCTCAAGCTGATCCAACCTTTCGACAAGAGCAAGCTCCCCAACTTGAAGAACCTCGACCCCAAATTCGCCAACCCCCCGTACGACCCCGGCAACCGCTACAGCGCGGCCTACCAGTGGGGGATGTCGGGGATCATGTACCGCAAGGACCGGGTCCCAACCCCCAAAAGCTGGGGCGTGATCCTGGGGCCGGGCGGGAGCGGGCCCTTCGTGCTGATGGACTCGATCCGGGAGATGATGGGCGGCGCCTTACGCTATTTGGGGTACAGCATCAACAGCAAAGACCCCAAGCAAGTACAAGCCGCCGGTAAAGTGCTGCTCGAGGCGAAAAAGAGCAGCCGCTTCCTGGGTTTTGAAGGCGGCGTGGGGGCCAAGAACCGCCTGGTGGCGGGAACCGCGACCTACGCGGTGGTCTACAACGGCGATGCCATCAAGGCTGCCGCGGAAAACGACAAGGTGGGCTTCGTGGTGCCGCAGGAGGGCGCGGCCCTCTTTGTGGACAACCTGGCCATCCCCGCTAAAGCCCCCAACCCCGAGGCGGCCCACAAATTCATCAACTTCATCCTCGACCCCAAGATCGGGGCCCGGCTCTCCAACTTCAACCGCTACGCCACCCCCAACAAAGCCGCCCTACCCTATATCAACCCCGCCGACCGCAAAAACCCCGCCATCTACCCCGACGCCAAGGTGATGGAGAAGCTCGAGTTCGTCCTGGACCTGGGCAAAGATACCCGCCTATACGACGAGGTGTGGACCGCGGTCAAGAGCCGCTAG